In one Nocardioides sp. NBC_00368 genomic region, the following are encoded:
- a CDS encoding succinic semialdehyde dehydrogenase, producing MTTKTTEAPSVRPGWIDESRLASWTRWVSAPVSGGDGALTAIAPYDARPTAPVPSVTAADVAEAAAAARAAQPDWATLDLRDRAEVMLRFHDLLVERQDEVLDLIQWEMGKARFHAWQEILQVGTIARHYARRASTYLADKRVRGAIPGLTSVKEVRVPKKVVGIISPWNYPLYLGVGDAIPALIAGAAVISKADPQAPLTLLWARALMAEAGLPEHVWQVVTGPGAATGEAVIDNVDYVAFTGSTATGRIVAQRAAGRLIGASLELGGKNPLIVRRDADLAQAARGTVMAAFANTGQMCVHIERVVVHTDVYDAFRQALVAETEGQVVGQAFDYSVDVGSLASQAQLDKVTAHVADAVAKGATVLAGGEPLAEVGPFAFAPTVLEGVTDEMDLCLGETFGPVVALYRADSDEEAVRIANQGEAGLSASVFSKNVREADMIARRIRAGAVNINDGAALAAGSIEAGMGGMGSSGLGRRHGADGIRKFTDAQTLAASRMGPVGPLKGQAVEKFVQLGNGQLKALRKLGAR from the coding sequence ATGACGACGAAGACAACCGAGGCCCCGAGCGTACGTCCGGGCTGGATCGACGAGTCCCGGCTCGCCTCCTGGACCCGGTGGGTGTCGGCTCCGGTCTCCGGCGGCGACGGCGCGCTGACCGCGATCGCGCCCTACGACGCCCGGCCGACCGCCCCGGTGCCCTCGGTCACCGCCGCGGACGTCGCCGAGGCGGCGGCTGCCGCGCGGGCGGCCCAGCCGGACTGGGCCACGCTGGACCTCCGCGACCGCGCCGAGGTCATGCTCCGCTTCCACGACCTGCTGGTCGAGCGCCAGGACGAGGTGCTCGACCTGATCCAGTGGGAGATGGGCAAGGCCCGCTTCCATGCCTGGCAGGAGATCCTGCAGGTCGGCACCATCGCCCGCCACTACGCCAGGCGCGCCTCCACCTATCTGGCCGACAAGCGGGTCCGCGGCGCCATCCCTGGCCTCACCTCGGTGAAGGAGGTGCGGGTGCCGAAGAAGGTCGTCGGGATCATCTCGCCGTGGAACTACCCGCTCTATCTCGGGGTCGGCGACGCGATCCCGGCCCTGATCGCCGGGGCGGCCGTGATCAGCAAGGCCGACCCACAGGCCCCGCTGACGCTGCTGTGGGCGCGAGCGCTGATGGCCGAAGCCGGCCTGCCCGAGCACGTGTGGCAGGTCGTCACCGGACCGGGCGCCGCGACCGGCGAGGCGGTCATCGACAACGTCGACTACGTCGCCTTCACCGGCTCGACCGCCACCGGACGGATCGTCGCCCAGCGCGCGGCGGGCCGGCTGATCGGCGCCTCCCTCGAGCTCGGCGGGAAGAACCCGCTCATCGTCCGCCGCGACGCCGATCTCGCCCAGGCCGCCCGCGGCACGGTGATGGCGGCCTTCGCCAACACCGGCCAGATGTGCGTCCACATCGAGCGCGTGGTCGTGCACACCGACGTCTACGACGCCTTCCGTCAGGCGCTGGTCGCCGAGACCGAGGGTCAGGTGGTCGGGCAGGCCTTCGACTACTCGGTCGACGTCGGGTCGCTGGCCTCCCAGGCCCAGCTTGACAAGGTCACCGCCCATGTCGCCGACGCGGTCGCCAAGGGCGCGACGGTGCTCGCCGGCGGCGAGCCGCTCGCCGAGGTGGGCCCGTTCGCCTTCGCACCGACCGTCCTGGAGGGCGTCACCGACGAGATGGATCTCTGCCTGGGCGAGACCTTCGGCCCGGTGGTGGCGCTCTACCGCGCGGACAGCGACGAGGAGGCGGTCCGGATCGCCAACCAGGGCGAGGCCGGGCTCTCGGCGAGCGTGTTCAGCAAGAACGTGCGCGAGGCCGACATGATCGCCCGCCGCATCCGCGCGGGCGCGGTGAACATCAACGACGGCGCCGCGCTGGCGGCCGGCAGCATCGAGGCCGGGATGGGCGGCATGGGGTCGAGCGGGCTCGGTCGCCGCCACGGCGCGGACGGGATCCGGAAGTTCACCGACGCCCAGACCCTCGCCGCCTCACGGATGGGCCCGGTCGGTCCGCTCAAGGGGCAGGCGGTCGAGAAGTTCGTGCAGCTCGGCAACGGGCAGCTCAAGGCCCTGCGGAAGCTGGGGGCACGATGA
- a CDS encoding cytochrome P450 — MTAAETIREVPRLVPGDRGLPWVGRLLDYSRDPVGFYRHQWETYGPVSPFFRAGETGVVVLGPDACEAVLRNKDKAYANGPAWGQIVGPFFDRGLMLLDFEEHHAHRRIMQEAFTRDRLAAYTTAMHPAIAQGMRGWANAPAFQSYPRLKQLTLDIAADIFMGGAAETSRAEMDRVNRAFIACVQAAAGVVRADVPMTRWGRAFRGRKVLEGFLRHYLPAKRAQQTDDIFSVLCHIETDDGERFSDEDVVNHMIFLMMAAHDTSTITTSTMLQYLGQHPQWQQRCREESLALGPAPTMAEIESLTSLDLVMKEALRLRAPVPALIRRTVKETRLLGVRIPVDTAVMVGVQFSHMMEDYWTNPTVFDPERFAPQRREDKSHRMAWEPFGGGVHKCIGLYFAGLEVKSILHRLLRDYRWSVSPGYRAPLDNSSLPFPKDGNPIHLTRI, encoded by the coding sequence ATGACAGCCGCCGAGACGATTCGCGAGGTGCCACGACTCGTGCCCGGCGACCGCGGCCTCCCCTGGGTCGGCCGATTGCTGGACTACTCCCGCGACCCGGTCGGCTTCTACCGGCACCAGTGGGAGACGTACGGCCCGGTCTCGCCGTTCTTCCGGGCCGGCGAGACCGGGGTGGTCGTGCTCGGGCCGGACGCCTGCGAGGCGGTGCTGCGCAACAAGGACAAGGCGTACGCCAACGGGCCGGCGTGGGGGCAGATCGTCGGCCCGTTCTTCGACCGGGGCCTGATGCTGCTCGACTTCGAGGAGCACCACGCCCATCGCCGCATCATGCAGGAGGCCTTCACCCGGGATCGGCTCGCCGCCTACACCACCGCGATGCACCCGGCGATCGCGCAGGGCATGCGCGGCTGGGCCAACGCCCCGGCTTTCCAGTCCTATCCGCGGCTCAAGCAACTCACCCTTGACATCGCCGCGGACATCTTCATGGGCGGTGCGGCCGAAACCAGCCGGGCCGAGATGGACCGGGTCAACCGGGCGTTCATCGCCTGCGTGCAGGCGGCCGCCGGCGTCGTACGCGCCGATGTGCCGATGACCCGCTGGGGCCGGGCGTTCCGCGGGCGGAAGGTGCTGGAGGGCTTCCTGCGCCACTATCTCCCGGCCAAACGAGCGCAGCAGACCGACGACATCTTCTCGGTGCTGTGCCACATCGAGACCGACGACGGCGAGCGGTTCAGCGACGAGGACGTCGTCAACCACATGATCTTCCTGATGATGGCCGCCCACGACACCTCGACCATCACGACCTCGACGATGCTGCAGTACCTGGGCCAGCATCCGCAGTGGCAGCAGCGCTGCCGTGAGGAGTCCCTCGCCCTCGGCCCTGCCCCCACGATGGCCGAGATCGAGAGCCTCACCAGCCTGGACCTGGTGATGAAGGAGGCGCTGCGGCTGCGGGCCCCGGTGCCGGCGCTGATCCGGCGTACGGTCAAGGAGACCCGGCTCCTCGGCGTACGCATCCCCGTCGACACCGCGGTGATGGTCGGGGTCCAGTTCAGCCACATGATGGAGGACTACTGGACCAACCCGACCGTCTTCGATCCGGAGCGGTTCGCACCGCAGCGGCGCGAGGACAAGAGCCACCGGATGGCGTGGGAGCCGTTCGGCGGCGGGGTGCACAAGTGCATCGGCCTCTACTTCGCCGGCCTCGAGGTCAAGTCCATCCTGCACCGGCTCCTGCGCGACTACCGGTGGAGCGTCTCCCCCGGCTACCGCGCGCCCCTCGACAACAGCTCGCTGCCGTTCCCCAAGGACGGCAACCCCATCCACCTGACCCGGATCTGA
- a CDS encoding NAD(P)-binding domain-containing protein, whose product MESYESVVIGAGQAGLSASYHLSRLGVRHVVLDAERRPGGAWQHRWDSLTMHDVHGVADLPDGRAPGDSGERANAAVPAWFGTYEILHDLPVERPVSVTSVTSVGDLLAVHSADGRTWFTRTLVNATGTWTRPFVPHYPGASTFLGEQVHTHDYPGAAHFAGKRVAVVGGGASAVQFLGELAPLTSVLWITRREPVWRTDFDADRGREAVTLVAERVEAGLPPASVVSVTGLSLRPQEQEAARLGVYERRLPMFSRIEPSGLRWESGAFEPVDAILWATGFRPAITHLALLHLRSSHGGIPLLRESADVQTAVTAAYDPRVQLVGYGPSASTIGASRAGRAAARAVRRQLADPQVAESQKAPRSAESQFSGDSRTVTSGGKFAASAR is encoded by the coding sequence GTGGAGAGCTACGAATCAGTGGTGATCGGTGCCGGTCAGGCCGGGCTGTCGGCGTCCTACCACCTCAGCCGGCTGGGCGTACGCCACGTCGTGCTCGACGCCGAGCGGCGCCCCGGTGGCGCCTGGCAGCACCGCTGGGACTCGCTGACCATGCATGACGTCCACGGAGTGGCCGACCTCCCCGACGGGCGGGCGCCGGGGGACTCCGGCGAGCGGGCCAACGCGGCTGTGCCGGCATGGTTCGGGACCTATGAGATTCTGCACGACCTGCCGGTGGAGCGCCCCGTCTCGGTGACGTCGGTGACCTCCGTCGGAGATCTGCTCGCGGTGCACTCTGCCGACGGGCGGACGTGGTTCACCCGCACGCTGGTCAACGCGACCGGCACCTGGACCCGGCCGTTCGTCCCGCACTACCCGGGAGCCTCGACGTTCCTGGGGGAGCAGGTGCACACCCACGACTATCCGGGTGCTGCTCACTTCGCCGGGAAGCGGGTCGCGGTGGTCGGCGGGGGAGCTTCGGCGGTGCAGTTCCTCGGCGAGCTCGCGCCGCTGACGTCGGTGCTCTGGATCACCCGGCGCGAGCCGGTCTGGCGCACGGACTTCGACGCCGATCGTGGGCGCGAGGCGGTGACGCTGGTCGCCGAGCGGGTCGAGGCCGGGCTGCCGCCGGCCAGCGTCGTCAGCGTCACCGGGCTCTCGCTGCGCCCGCAGGAGCAGGAGGCCGCACGCCTCGGGGTCTACGAGCGCCGGCTGCCGATGTTCTCGCGGATCGAGCCGTCCGGGCTGCGGTGGGAGTCGGGCGCGTTCGAGCCCGTCGACGCGATCCTGTGGGCCACCGGGTTCCGGCCCGCGATCACCCACCTCGCGCTGCTCCACCTGCGCAGCTCTCACGGTGGGATCCCGCTGCTGCGCGAGTCAGCCGACGTCCAGACCGCGGTCACCGCGGCGTACGACCCGCGCGTCCAGCTCGTCGGCTACGGACCCTCCGCAAGCACCATCGGGGCCAGTCGGGCCGGCCGGGCCGCCGCGCGGGCTGTTCGGCGGCAGCTGGCTGATCCTCAGGTGGCGGAGTCTCAGAAGGCGCCGAGGTCGGCGGAGAGCCAGTTCTCCGGTGACAGCCGTACGGTCACCTCGGGCGGGAAGTTCGCCGCCTCTGCCAGGTAG
- a CDS encoding pyridoxamine 5'-phosphate oxidase family protein, whose product MGIPLADRQELLTQPLIAALSVNRENRQGPLTVPIWYDYTPGGDVWFVTGKDSLKTRLIKAAGRCTLMVERVDPTVRYVSVEGPVRIADAAEGESEAMARRYLPPEAVGPYLAEAANFPPEVTVRLSPENWLSADLGAF is encoded by the coding sequence ATGGGAATCCCACTCGCAGACCGACAAGAGCTCCTGACACAGCCCCTGATCGCAGCACTCTCGGTGAACAGAGAGAACAGACAGGGGCCACTGACAGTGCCGATCTGGTACGACTACACCCCCGGCGGCGACGTGTGGTTCGTGACCGGGAAGGACTCGCTGAAGACCCGGCTGATCAAGGCCGCGGGACGCTGCACGCTGATGGTGGAGCGGGTGGACCCGACGGTGCGCTACGTGTCGGTCGAGGGGCCGGTGCGGATCGCCGATGCCGCCGAAGGAGAGTCAGAGGCGATGGCGCGACGGTACCTGCCGCCGGAGGCGGTCGGACCCTACCTGGCAGAGGCGGCGAACTTCCCGCCCGAGGTGACCGTACGGCTGTCACCGGAGAACTGGCTCTCCGCCGACCTCGGCGCCTTCTGA
- a CDS encoding HNH endonuclease signature motif containing protein has product MSLGREIDHWGTNPGDAIDAALSAIESSLHDLLASDPVYWRTGQKKDLLERLERLQAQQAALKLRVLASAGDIAVESGAKDASGWMRTELLVDTAVARSQIKVAASVAKYECVAAGLAEGVVSLDKARVITTALDKIDADPVASAEDLILAEKLLVDYATRLTANELRIVGKRILAEIDPARFDDAEAKALLAEEERAQQKTALRVWDNHDGTIGFDGVLPVSVGMRFKRLVEAYAQPRKQQLLDKQAPLPPWERLMGQGFARLLETIDPAVLPRHGGDATTINVVISLEELRKDLGIATLGYDETNGTAISAAEARKLACNATIIPWVLGSDGEVLDAGRASRFFQPIQRKALRLQQKCCQAEGCDMPPEWCDAHHLNPWATGGKTDLKDGALLCPHHHRLAHNPAYVHERLPDGTIKFTRRP; this is encoded by the coding sequence ATGAGTCTCGGGCGCGAGATCGACCACTGGGGTACCAACCCCGGCGATGCGATCGACGCTGCCCTGAGTGCCATCGAATCCTCCCTCCACGACCTCCTCGCGAGTGACCCTGTCTATTGGCGGACCGGGCAGAAGAAAGATCTGCTCGAACGGCTGGAGAGACTCCAGGCCCAGCAGGCGGCGTTGAAGCTGCGGGTGCTCGCATCGGCTGGTGACATCGCCGTGGAGAGCGGTGCCAAGGACGCCTCGGGGTGGATGCGGACCGAGCTGTTGGTCGACACGGCGGTCGCCCGCTCGCAGATCAAGGTCGCCGCCAGTGTCGCGAAGTACGAGTGCGTCGCGGCCGGGCTGGCTGAGGGTGTGGTGTCCCTGGACAAGGCTCGGGTGATCACTACGGCGCTGGACAAGATCGACGCCGATCCGGTCGCCAGTGCCGAGGACCTGATCCTGGCCGAGAAGCTCCTGGTCGATTACGCCACCCGGTTGACCGCCAACGAGCTCAGGATCGTCGGCAAACGCATCCTGGCCGAGATCGACCCCGCCCGGTTCGACGACGCCGAAGCCAAGGCACTGTTGGCGGAGGAGGAGCGTGCCCAGCAGAAGACCGCGCTGCGGGTGTGGGACAACCACGACGGCACGATCGGGTTCGACGGTGTTCTGCCGGTCTCGGTCGGGATGCGGTTCAAGCGGCTCGTCGAGGCCTACGCCCAACCCCGCAAACAACAACTCCTCGACAAGCAGGCCCCGTTGCCGCCGTGGGAACGACTCATGGGACAAGGATTCGCCCGGCTTTTGGAGACCATCGACCCTGCTGTCCTGCCTCGCCATGGTGGCGATGCGACCACCATCAACGTGGTGATCTCCCTGGAGGAGCTCCGCAAAGACCTCGGGATCGCGACCCTGGGCTACGACGAGACCAACGGCACCGCCATCAGCGCGGCCGAGGCCCGCAAGCTGGCGTGCAACGCCACCATCATCCCCTGGGTGCTGGGCAGCGACGGCGAGGTCCTCGACGCAGGTAGGGCGAGCAGGTTTTTCCAGCCGATCCAGCGCAAGGCGCTGCGGCTGCAGCAGAAGTGCTGCCAGGCCGAGGGCTGCGACATGCCGCCGGAATGGTGCGACGCCCACCACCTCAACCCGTGGGCAACCGGCGGAAAGACAGACTTGAAGGATGGGGCCTTGTTGTGCCCACACCATCACCGCCTCGCGCACAACCCGGCCTATGTCCATGAACGACTACCGGATGGAACCATCAAATTCACCCGCCGTCCCTGA
- a CDS encoding aspartate/glutamate racemase family protein produces MRRIGVLGGMSWESTAEYYRLLNEITAKRLGGLHSADLLVRSVDFAEIEEMQVAGEWERAGTRLAEEAATLSDAGAEVIVLATNTMHKVAGALEETYGDRFLHLGDTTAAAVRAAGVGRVGLLGTGFTMSQPFYADRLRSHGLEVVVPTEPDQETVHRIIYEELCLGTFLDSSRQAYLEVVDRLVAAGCQGVILGCTEIELLLPMEAYAGVPLFPTTRLHCEAAVEAALRL; encoded by the coding sequence ATGCGACGGATCGGTGTGCTGGGTGGGATGAGCTGGGAGTCGACGGCGGAGTACTACCGCCTGCTGAACGAGATCACCGCGAAGCGGCTCGGCGGGCTGCACTCGGCCGACCTGCTCGTACGCTCGGTGGACTTCGCGGAGATCGAGGAGATGCAGGTCGCCGGCGAGTGGGAGCGGGCCGGGACGCGTCTGGCCGAGGAGGCGGCGACGCTGAGCGACGCCGGGGCGGAGGTGATCGTGCTCGCCACCAACACGATGCACAAGGTGGCCGGGGCGCTGGAGGAGACGTACGGGGATCGTTTCCTGCACCTGGGCGACACGACCGCGGCCGCGGTGCGCGCGGCGGGGGTCGGACGGGTGGGGCTCCTCGGCACCGGCTTCACGATGTCGCAGCCGTTCTACGCCGATCGGCTCCGGAGCCACGGTCTCGAGGTCGTCGTCCCCACCGAGCCGGACCAGGAGACCGTGCACCGGATCATCTACGAGGAGCTGTGTCTGGGGACGTTCCTGGACAGCTCCCGCCAGGCCTACCTCGAGGTCGTCGACCGGCTGGTCGCCGCCGGCTGCCAGGGCGTCATCCTCGGCTGTACCGAGATCGAGCTGCTGCTGCCGATGGAGGCGTACGCAGGTGTGCCGCTGTTCCCGACGACCCGGCTGCACTGCGAGGCGGCGGTCGAGGCGGCCCTCAGGCTCTAG
- a CDS encoding GNAT family N-acetyltransferase produces the protein MIETRPDPLVKAEWPLRTERLVIRRMTPADIEPTWAFRGLPEVAEWVTSAFPDIDAYRRIFERPDVIGPALVIEREGVIVGDLMLRITDPWSQTEVRNQADGTQAELGWTIDPAHQGNGYATEAVRAVLDVCFGPLALRRVVAECFADNEASWRLMERLGMRRESHTVKDSLHRTRGWLDGLSYAILAEEWAARA, from the coding sequence ATGATCGAGACCCGCCCCGATCCGTTGGTGAAGGCCGAGTGGCCGCTGCGCACCGAACGACTCGTGATCCGGCGGATGACGCCGGCCGACATCGAGCCGACCTGGGCCTTCCGGGGTCTCCCCGAGGTGGCGGAGTGGGTGACGAGCGCGTTCCCGGACATCGACGCCTACCGCAGGATCTTCGAGCGCCCCGACGTCATCGGACCCGCCCTGGTGATCGAGCGCGAGGGCGTCATCGTCGGCGACCTCATGCTGCGGATCACCGACCCGTGGTCGCAGACCGAGGTGCGCAACCAGGCCGACGGCACCCAGGCCGAGCTCGGCTGGACGATCGACCCCGCCCACCAGGGCAACGGCTACGCGACCGAGGCCGTACGCGCCGTGCTGGACGTCTGCTTCGGCCCTCTCGCACTGCGGCGCGTCGTCGCCGAGTGCTTCGCCGACAACGAGGCCTCTTGGCGGCTCATGGAGCGCCTCGGGATGCGCCGCGAGTCCCACACGGTCAAGGACTCCCTGCACCGCACCCGCGGCTGGCTCGACGGGCTCTCCTACGCGATCCTGGCCGAGGAGTGGGCCGCTAGAGCCTGA
- a CDS encoding HelD family protein — MPIDGTTDEKANPDHLGELDAERAHLDASRQDLARMRRRVESLDSSDAGNWVSAEILDATLAHRLEQLADDPEVPLFFGRIDRTAAAGAESFHVGRRHITDSAGDPMVVDWRAPVSVPFYRASRTEPMGLARRRRYGFSHGELTAFEDESLTDAGPTQEHSAILEAEIERPRVGPMRDIVATIQPEQDVLVRADLSRTIVVQGAPGTGKTAVGLHRAAYLLYAHRDQLTRRGVLIVGPNASFLRYIRDVLPALGEIEAKQATIAELVAIHGTVRTEESAAAATLKGDVRMAELLRRAVWSHVGEPDEALVVPRGSRRWRVPASEAREAVEGLRANDLRYAAGRALLPRALAHRVLVQMERSGDSPDDRVHDAVARTKPVKDYATALWPDLKPARVLFRLFTDAAWLAEVAAGVLDEAERETLLWEKPPRSAGAARWSLADLVLLDEIADLLDRTPSVAHIVADEAQDLSAMMLRALGRRSTTGSLTILGDLAQATTPWASSSWADALAHLGKPDGHVEQLTRGFRVPADVIAYAARLLPHIAPDLEPPVAVRRARGDLTFTSATVVEALETALDRPGSVGLIVPDAALATVRAELTEAGLAFAEVALGELSAADEETEFDAHLDLVPASLAKGLEFDHVVVSDPTAIVAGEPDRETGLRRLYVCLTRAVTSLVVRHDGLPEELGPEELTGVPQSDDAKVDA, encoded by the coding sequence ATGCCCATAGACGGGACAACTGACGAGAAAGCCAACCCCGACCACCTCGGCGAGCTCGACGCGGAACGAGCCCATCTGGACGCCTCCCGGCAGGACCTGGCCCGGATGCGCCGGAGGGTCGAGTCCCTGGACTCCTCCGACGCCGGCAACTGGGTCAGCGCCGAGATCCTCGACGCGACGCTCGCGCACCGGCTCGAGCAGCTCGCGGACGACCCGGAGGTGCCGCTCTTCTTCGGCCGGATCGACCGGACCGCGGCCGCGGGAGCCGAGTCGTTCCACGTCGGGCGCCGCCACATCACCGACAGTGCCGGCGACCCGATGGTGGTCGACTGGCGGGCACCGGTCAGCGTCCCGTTCTACCGGGCGTCGCGGACCGAGCCGATGGGGCTGGCGCGGAGGCGGCGCTACGGGTTCTCCCACGGGGAGCTGACCGCCTTCGAGGACGAGTCGTTGACCGACGCGGGACCCACCCAGGAGCACTCGGCGATCCTCGAGGCGGAGATCGAACGGCCGCGCGTCGGGCCGATGCGCGACATCGTGGCCACCATCCAGCCCGAGCAGGACGTCCTGGTCCGCGCCGACCTGTCGCGGACGATCGTCGTGCAGGGTGCGCCGGGCACCGGGAAGACGGCGGTGGGGCTGCACCGGGCGGCGTACCTCCTCTACGCGCACCGCGACCAGCTGACCCGGCGCGGGGTCCTGATCGTCGGCCCCAACGCCTCGTTCCTGCGCTACATCCGCGACGTGCTCCCGGCGCTCGGCGAGATCGAGGCCAAGCAGGCGACGATCGCCGAGCTGGTCGCCATCCACGGCACGGTCCGCACCGAGGAGAGCGCTGCCGCTGCCACGCTCAAGGGTGACGTACGCATGGCCGAGCTGCTCCGCCGGGCGGTCTGGTCCCATGTCGGCGAGCCCGACGAGGCCTTGGTCGTCCCGCGCGGGTCGCGACGCTGGCGGGTGCCGGCCTCGGAGGCGCGCGAGGCGGTGGAGGGGCTGCGTGCCAACGATCTCCGGTACGCAGCGGGCCGGGCCCTGCTCCCGCGCGCCCTGGCCCACCGGGTGCTCGTGCAGATGGAGCGATCCGGCGACTCCCCCGACGACCGGGTGCACGACGCGGTGGCGCGGACGAAGCCGGTCAAGGACTATGCGACCGCGCTGTGGCCGGACCTCAAGCCGGCCCGGGTGCTGTTCCGGCTGTTCACCGACGCGGCGTGGCTGGCGGAGGTGGCCGCCGGCGTGCTCGACGAGGCGGAGCGGGAGACGCTGCTGTGGGAGAAGCCGCCGCGGTCGGCCGGCGCGGCCCGCTGGTCGCTGGCCGACCTGGTGCTGCTCGACGAGATCGCCGACCTGCTCGACCGTACGCCGTCGGTGGCCCACATCGTCGCCGACGAGGCACAGGATCTCTCCGCGATGATGCTGCGTGCCCTCGGCCGCCGCTCGACGACGGGGTCGCTGACGATCCTGGGCGACCTCGCCCAGGCGACCACGCCGTGGGCCTCGTCCTCCTGGGCCGACGCCCTGGCCCATCTCGGCAAGCCCGACGGCCATGTCGAGCAGCTGACCCGTGGGTTCCGGGTGCCGGCCGACGTGATCGCCTACGCCGCCCGCCTCCTGCCCCACATCGCTCCGGACCTGGAGCCGCCGGTCGCGGTGCGCCGGGCGCGCGGCGACCTCACCTTCACCTCCGCGACCGTCGTGGAGGCGCTCGAGACCGCGTTGGACCGGCCCGGGTCGGTGGGGCTGATCGTGCCCGACGCCGCGCTGGCGACGGTGCGCGCCGAGCTGACCGAGGCGGGGCTCGCATTCGCCGAGGTCGCCCTCGGTGAGCTCAGCGCGGCCGACGAGGAGACCGAGTTCGACGCCCATCTGGACCTGGTCCCCGCCTCGCTGGCGAAGGGTCTCGAGTTCGACCACGTCGTCGTCTCCGACCCCACGGCGATCGTGGCCGGCGAGCCCGACCGCGAGACCGGCCTGCGCCGCCTCTACGTCTGCCTCACCCGTGCGGTCACGTCCCTGGTGGTGCGCCACGACGGCCTCCCCGAGGAGCTCGGACCCGAAGAACTCACTGGCGTCCCGCAGAGCGATGATGCGAAGGTGGACGCATGA
- a CDS encoding ABC transporter ATP-binding protein, with product MGEELMISARGLRKSFGDFEAVRGIDVSVRPGVAFGFLGPNGAGKSSTMRMICCVSPPSGGELRVFGMDPAKDGPKIKARLGVCPQEDTLDVELNVYDNLYVYGRYFGLPRAEVKGRIEELLDFVQLTEKAKAKVDDLSGGMKRRLTIARSLINRPEILVLDEPTTGLDPQARHVIWDRLFRLKQAGVTLLLTTHYMDEAEQLCDELVVMDQGRIVAHGTPLGLIQEHSTREVAELRFGVGEHEALAAKVEDLAERVEVLPDRLLLYSDDGEAVIEAVHSRDLAPVATLVRRSSLEDVFLHLTGRTLVD from the coding sequence GTGGGTGAAGAGCTGATGATCTCGGCGCGTGGGCTGCGCAAGTCGTTCGGCGACTTCGAGGCGGTGCGCGGCATCGACGTCTCGGTGCGCCCCGGGGTGGCCTTCGGCTTCCTGGGGCCCAACGGCGCCGGCAAGTCCTCGACGATGCGGATGATCTGCTGCGTCTCGCCGCCGTCAGGGGGAGAGCTGCGGGTCTTCGGGATGGACCCGGCCAAGGACGGGCCGAAGATCAAGGCGCGGCTCGGGGTGTGCCCGCAGGAGGACACCCTCGACGTCGAGCTCAACGTCTACGACAACCTCTACGTCTACGGCCGCTACTTCGGGCTGCCGCGAGCCGAGGTCAAGGGCAGGATCGAGGAGCTGCTCGACTTCGTCCAGCTCACCGAGAAGGCCAAGGCGAAGGTCGACGACCTCTCCGGCGGGATGAAGCGGCGGCTGACCATCGCCCGGAGCCTGATCAACCGGCCCGAGATCCTGGTGCTCGACGAGCCGACCACCGGCCTGGACCCGCAGGCCCGCCACGTCATCTGGGACCGGCTCTTCCGTCTCAAGCAGGCGGGCGTGACCCTGTTGCTGACCACCCACTACATGGACGAGGCCGAGCAGCTGTGCGATGAGCTCGTGGTGATGGACCAGGGCCGGATCGTGGCCCACGGCACGCCGCTGGGGCTGATCCAGGAGCACTCCACCCGCGAGGTCGCCGAGCTGCGCTTCGGCGTCGGCGAGCACGAGGCGCTCGCCGCCAAGGTCGAGGACCTCGCCGAGCGGGTCGAGGTGCTGCCCGACCGGCTGCTGCTCTACAGCGACGACGGCGAGGCAGTCATCGAGGCCGTCCACAGCCGCGACCTCGCTCCGGTGGCCACTCTGGTGCGGCGCTCCTCGCTGGAGGACGTCTTCCTGCACCTGACCGGCCGGACGCTGGTGGACTGA